A region from the Rhodopseudomonas julia genome encodes:
- a CDS encoding glycoside hydrolase family 19 protein: MIAVKDLRTIAGARARAGILEGVAEGLARHGKAFGLDRPEMLAAFLAQVGHESGRFRYLEEIWGPTAAQRRYDTRTDLGNTPEADGDGYRYRGRGLIQVTGRANVVAFAAWAKERFADAPDFSAEPDGLAAFPWAFVSALWYWESRDLGRFAAAGDLIGLTRAVNGGLNGLADRRRLYVRAALVLLGQELTKGAVKRFQAARGLTLDDIAGAKTLRELHVALSEMPLLKAGAAMRPALQADRVAPPWGLIFLTLCVLAALAAAIFLSGGKIS, encoded by the coding sequence ATGATCGCCGTCAAGGACCTGCGGACGATTGCGGGCGCGAGGGCGCGCGCCGGCATTCTGGAAGGCGTGGCCGAGGGGCTTGCCCGTCACGGCAAGGCTTTCGGGCTCGACCGGCCGGAGATGCTCGCCGCGTTTCTGGCGCAGGTCGGCCATGAGAGCGGGCGTTTCCGCTATCTGGAAGAGATTTGGGGGCCGACGGCGGCGCAGCGGCGCTACGACACGCGCACCGATCTCGGCAACACGCCGGAGGCGGACGGCGACGGCTATCGCTACCGCGGCCGCGGGCTCATCCAGGTGACGGGACGGGCGAATGTGGTGGCCTTTGCGGCCTGGGCGAAAGAGCGTTTTGCCGATGCGCCGGATTTTTCAGCCGAACCGGACGGTCTGGCGGCCTTTCCATGGGCCTTCGTGTCGGCGCTCTGGTACTGGGAGAGCCGCGATCTCGGCCGGTTCGCGGCAGCCGGCGATCTGATCGGCCTGACGCGGGCGGTCAATGGCGGGCTCAACGGCCTCGCCGACCGGCGGCGCCTTTATGTGCGCGCCGCGCTCGTCCTCCTCGGCCAGGAGCTGACGAAGGGGGCGGTGAAACGCTTCCAGGCCGCGCGCGGCCTCACCCTTGATGATATCGCCGGAGCGAAGACGCTTCGCGAACTGCATGTTGCGCTCTCGGAAATGCCGTTGCTGAAGGCTGGCGCCGCGATGCGGCCCGCGCTTCAGGCGGACCGCGTGGCCCCGCCCTGGGGCCTGATCTTTCTCACGCTTTGCGTTCTGGCCGCTCTCGCAGCGGCCATTTTTCTGTCTGGAGGAAAAATCTCATGA
- a CDS encoding baseplate multidomain protein megatron: protein MATLLLSAAGASLGGLFGGVGAIAGRALGALAGYAIDRSVFSTERKAEGARLSDLTVQSSTEGAPIPRVYGRVRLAGQVIWATDFEEVATTDTQRAGGKGGGSKVTTTTYSYFANFAVALCEGEVAHIGRIWADGKPLDPSLVTLRIYKGSEDQLPDPLIAAHEIDPPAYRGTAYVVFERLALAEFGNRIPQLSFEILRPVGSIEKDIRAVCVIPGAGEFVYDTALRLSEGDPGTYATANTFARREEADFETSLDELMDLCPRLEWVTLVVAWFGNDLRAPECLIQPMVDDAHKRISGGDWSVAGLTRGEAEVVSYIDGRAAYGGTPSDETVIRAIRELTARGLKVALLPFVLMDVAEDNELPDPRSGEAGQPPYPWRGRITLTVAPGRAGSPDKSAAAAGEITDFLGEASLGQFSVGAGGVFYSGPTEWRYRRFILHNAHLAKAAGGVDAFLVGSEMVALSQIRGQGNRYPFVEALRVLRGECRQVLGPATKISYAADWSEYFGHQPADGSGDVFFHLDPFWAEADFVGIDIYWPLADWRDEPGHADEAAGRSIHRCDYLRKNLAAGEGFDWYYASDEDRKAQRRSRVTDGTAGKPWVFRFKDIESWWKNRHYDRPGGMEQATPTPWVPFSKPIWFTEFGCPAVDKGANQPNVFYDPKSSEGALPHFSAGERDDLIQRRTIEALLSAYDPSHGEYAGMNRDGPNGFLMVDPAHLTLWTWDARPYPWFPALEDVWGDAPNWRFGHWLNGRLGAMDLARLIEAVLSDHGFDAAEVADVHGLVEGFVVSDRTSARATLEPLLSAYGVDAADAGTKIRFRGRARPLDASLSDTLLIDATDAPLTTRKRAQETELAAEVALRTLSPDNDYRMAAAHSRRLAGRSRRVLTLDLPIVARDAEAETLAEAMLADLWRGREEISFVLPPSFSALDAGDAIRLTLEGRSDTFLVTRIADGEAREVEARRVTLRRKAMVPATPTPPGIVTPPAYGPPLVHAMELPAPADGEKAHQPRLAAFAEPWPGTLAVYRGEAGGGFSFLSTIATRATCGRLATALRPGPLGRFDRANAPEVMLYGGALASLPEIDVLAGGNLAAVKADDGSWEILQFATAELIATRRYRLSLLLRGQGGSETAMAAGARAGNAFVLLNDAVAVLPMGLDAIGREQRLRIGPIAESHAAASFVEIAVTPEGRGLRPASPVHLRARRVSATGDVALSWTRRTRFGGDSWALAEVPLNETREAYRVEILDGGTVRREAETGSASFAYAAADQLADFGALPEVLSVRVAQLSETIGPGFAAEATLRL, encoded by the coding sequence ATGGCGACGCTTCTGTTGAGCGCGGCGGGCGCGAGCCTTGGCGGTCTTTTCGGCGGGGTCGGAGCGATCGCCGGACGCGCGCTCGGCGCGCTCGCGGGCTATGCGATCGACCGCAGCGTATTTTCCACCGAGCGCAAGGCGGAGGGCGCGCGGCTTTCCGACCTGACCGTGCAGAGTTCGACCGAAGGTGCCCCGATCCCGCGCGTCTATGGCCGCGTGCGTCTGGCCGGCCAGGTGATCTGGGCGACGGATTTCGAAGAAGTCGCGACGACCGACACGCAGCGCGCGGGTGGCAAGGGCGGCGGCAGCAAGGTGACGACGACCACCTACAGCTACTTCGCCAATTTTGCCGTGGCGCTGTGCGAAGGCGAGGTGGCGCATATCGGCAGGATCTGGGCGGACGGAAAGCCGCTCGATCCCTCACTCGTCACCTTGCGCATCTATAAGGGCAGCGAGGATCAGTTGCCCGATCCTTTGATTGCCGCGCATGAGATCGACCCACCCGCCTATCGCGGCACCGCCTATGTCGTCTTCGAGCGCCTGGCGCTTGCAGAATTCGGCAACCGCATTCCGCAGCTCTCCTTCGAGATTTTGCGGCCGGTCGGCAGCATCGAAAAGGATATCCGCGCCGTTTGCGTGATCCCGGGGGCGGGCGAGTTCGTCTACGACACCGCGCTTCGTCTCAGCGAGGGCGATCCAGGCACCTATGCCACCGCGAACACGTTTGCCCGCCGCGAGGAGGCGGATTTCGAGACCTCGCTCGACGAGCTCATGGATCTCTGCCCACGGCTTGAATGGGTGACGCTGGTTGTCGCCTGGTTTGGCAACGATCTGCGGGCGCCCGAATGTCTGATCCAGCCGATGGTCGACGATGCCCATAAGCGGATCTCCGGCGGCGACTGGTCGGTGGCGGGGCTCACGCGCGGCGAGGCGGAGGTCGTCTCCTATATCGACGGCCGCGCGGCCTATGGCGGCACGCCGAGCGATGAGACGGTCATCCGGGCGATCCGCGAGTTGACCGCGCGCGGCCTGAAGGTGGCGCTTCTGCCCTTCGTGCTGATGGATGTCGCGGAAGACAACGAGCTTCCCGATCCGCGCAGCGGCGAGGCGGGGCAGCCGCCCTATCCCTGGCGTGGGCGCATCACGCTCACCGTGGCGCCGGGGCGGGCCGGTTCGCCCGACAAGAGCGCGGCGGCGGCAGGCGAGATCACGGATTTTCTGGGCGAGGCGTCGCTCGGCCAGTTTTCGGTGGGCGCCGGGGGTGTTTTTTATTCCGGGCCCACGGAATGGCGCTATCGCCGCTTCATCCTGCACAATGCCCATCTGGCGAAGGCGGCGGGCGGGGTCGACGCGTTTCTCGTCGGCTCGGAAATGGTGGCGCTGAGCCAGATCCGCGGGCAGGGGAACCGCTATCCCTTCGTCGAGGCGCTGCGCGTGCTGCGCGGTGAATGCCGTCAGGTGCTGGGGCCGGCGACGAAAATCTCCTATGCGGCCGACTGGTCGGAATATTTCGGTCATCAGCCGGCGGATGGCTCCGGCGACGTCTTCTTCCATCTCGACCCGTTCTGGGCGGAGGCCGATTTCGTCGGCATCGACATTTACTGGCCGCTTGCCGACTGGCGCGACGAGCCGGGCCACGCCGACGAGGCTGCGGGGAGGTCGATCCACCGCTGCGATTACCTGCGCAAGAACCTCGCCGCCGGCGAAGGTTTCGACTGGTATTACGCCTCCGACGAGGACCGGAAGGCGCAGCGGCGCAGCAGGGTCACCGACGGGACGGCGGGAAAGCCCTGGGTGTTTCGCTTCAAGGACATCGAGAGCTGGTGGAAAAACCGGCATTACGACCGGCCCGGCGGCATGGAACAGGCGACGCCGACGCCGTGGGTGCCGTTTTCGAAACCGATCTGGTTCACCGAATTCGGCTGTCCGGCCGTCGACAAGGGCGCGAACCAGCCGAACGTTTTCTACGATCCGAAATCCTCGGAAGGCGCGCTGCCGCATTTTTCCGCCGGCGAGCGCGATGATCTGATCCAGCGCCGCACGATCGAGGCGCTTTTGTCCGCCTATGACCCGAGCCACGGCGAGTATGCGGGGATGAACCGGGACGGACCGAACGGCTTCCTGATGGTCGATCCGGCGCATCTGACGCTGTGGACCTGGGATGCGCGGCCCTATCCGTGGTTTCCGGCCCTTGAGGATGTCTGGGGCGATGCGCCGAACTGGCGGTTCGGGCATTGGCTCAACGGACGGCTGGGCGCCATGGACCTCGCCCGGCTGATCGAGGCGGTGCTGTCGGATCATGGCTTTGATGCGGCCGAGGTCGCCGATGTGCACGGGCTCGTGGAGGGGTTTGTCGTCAGCGATCGGACCTCGGCGCGCGCGACGCTGGAACCGCTTCTGTCCGCCTATGGAGTCGATGCGGCCGACGCCGGCACCAAGATCCGCTTCCGCGGGAGGGCGCGGCCGCTCGATGCGAGCCTGTCGGACACTTTGCTGATCGACGCGACCGACGCGCCGCTGACGACGCGAAAACGGGCGCAGGAGACGGAGCTTGCCGCGGAAGTGGCGCTGCGCACGCTGTCTCCCGACAACGATTACCGCATGGCGGCGGCGCATTCGCGCCGGCTTGCGGGACGAAGCCGCCGCGTTCTGACGCTCGATCTGCCGATCGTGGCGCGTGACGCGGAGGCCGAAACGCTCGCCGAGGCGATGCTCGCCGATCTTTGGCGGGGGCGCGAGGAGATTTCCTTCGTGTTGCCGCCGAGTTTTTCTGCGCTCGATGCGGGCGATGCGATACGGCTCACGCTGGAGGGGCGCTCCGACACGTTTTTGGTGACGCGGATTGCCGATGGCGAGGCACGTGAGGTGGAGGCGCGGCGGGTGACGCTGCGGCGCAAGGCGATGGTGCCGGCGACGCCGACCCCGCCGGGGATCGTCACGCCGCCGGCCTATGGGCCGCCGCTTGTGCATGCGATGGAGCTACCGGCGCCGGCCGATGGCGAGAAGGCGCATCAGCCGCGGCTCGCCGCCTTCGCCGAGCCATGGCCGGGCACGCTCGCCGTCTATCGGGGCGAGGCAGGGGGTGGTTTTTCCTTTCTCTCGACGATTGCGACCCGGGCCACCTGCGGCCGGCTCGCGACGGCTCTGAGGCCCGGCCCGCTCGGCCGCTTCGACCGTGCCAATGCGCCGGAGGTGATGCTCTATGGCGGGGCGCTCGCCTCGCTGCCGGAGATCGATGTGCTGGCGGGCGGCAATCTCGCGGCGGTCAAAGCCGATGATGGCAGCTGGGAAATTCTGCAATTCGCCACGGCCGAGCTGATCGCAACGCGCCGCTATCGTCTTTCTCTCCTGTTGCGGGGGCAGGGCGGCAGCGAGACCGCGATGGCGGCAGGTGCCCGTGCCGGCAATGCTTTCGTGCTGTTGAACGACGCCGTCGCCGTTTTGCCGATGGGGCTCGACGCGATCGGGCGGGAACAGCGCCTGCGCATCGGGCCGATCGCCGAAAGCCATGCGGCGGCGAGTTTCGTCGAGATCGCCGTCACGCCCGAGGGGCGGGGGCTAAGACCTGCGAGCCCGGTGCATCTGCGGGCAAGGCGCGTTTCCGCGACGGGCGATGTGGCGCTGTCCTGGACCCGGCGCACGCGCTTTGGCGGCGACAGCTGGGCGCTCGCCGAGGTGCCGCTCAACGAGACACGCGAAGCCTACCGCGTCGAGATCCTGGATGGTGGCACCGTGCGCCGGGAAGCGGAGACGGGGAGCGCGAGCTTTGCCTATGCCGCCGCCGACCAGCTCGCCGATTTCGGGGCTTTGCCGGAGGTGCTGTCCGTGCGTGTCGCACAGCTCTCGGAGACGATCGGCCCGGGCTTTGCGGCCGAGGCGACGCTTCGCCTCTGA
- a CDS encoding NlpC/P60 family protein, producing MEKVTRAAILGAARRWIGTPYRHQAALRGVGADCLGLVRGVWRDLYGAEAETPPAYTPDWAEARGEETLRDAARRHLCEIEISAARAGDVLLFRWRRGLPAKHAAILTGETTMIHAHEGAAVAEVALVAAWRRRIAYAFAFPNLDDNDAEKG from the coding sequence ATGGAAAAGGTGACGCGTGCGGCGATCTTGGGCGCGGCAAGGCGCTGGATCGGCACACCCTATCGCCATCAGGCCGCCCTGCGCGGCGTCGGTGCCGATTGCCTCGGCCTCGTGCGTGGCGTCTGGCGCGATCTTTATGGTGCGGAGGCGGAGACGCCGCCCGCCTATACGCCCGACTGGGCGGAGGCGCGGGGCGAAGAAACGCTGAGGGACGCCGCGCGCCGGCATCTCTGCGAAATCGAGATTTCAGCGGCGCGGGCCGGCGATGTGCTCCTCTTCCGCTGGCGAAGGGGGCTTCCGGCAAAGCATGCCGCGATCCTTACCGGCGAGACGACGATGATCCACGCGCATGAAGGGGCGGCGGTGGCCGAAGTGGCGCTGGTCGCGGCCTGGCGGCGGCGCATCGCCTATGCCTTTGCGTTTCCGAACCTCGACGACAACGATGCGGAGAAGGGCTGA
- a CDS encoding DUF2163 domain-containing protein gives MKDFSAALTAHLEAGVTSLCACWTLIRADGVRLGFTDHDRRLVFGGVTYEPQNGLTASGGVAHAGLEVGGLDVAGALSSDRLSEEDLLAGLYDNARVEMWLVNWAAPDMRHLMRIASIGEVTREDHAFKAELRGLAHALDQESGRLFAHLCDADLGDSRCRVDLAALRVEAVVTATDGVGWIEAGELGAEDGVRDGSLARGLLTFLSGANQGRAIEVARHSVEGTAHRLTLWQKMEREIAVGDRVAVTPGCDKRLATCRERFANTLNFRGFPHMPGNDFVWSVASGGEVSTTTPFIGRPGPNE, from the coding sequence GTGAAGGATTTTTCCGCTGCGCTGACGGCGCATCTTGAAGCGGGCGTCACGAGCCTTTGCGCCTGCTGGACACTGATCCGCGCCGACGGGGTGAGGCTCGGTTTCACCGATCACGACCGGAGACTCGTCTTCGGCGGTGTCACCTACGAGCCGCAGAACGGGCTGACGGCGTCGGGTGGCGTCGCCCATGCGGGGCTTGAAGTCGGCGGCCTCGACGTCGCCGGGGCGCTGAGTTCGGACAGGCTGTCGGAGGAGGATCTTCTCGCCGGGCTCTATGACAATGCCCGCGTCGAGATGTGGCTCGTCAACTGGGCGGCGCCCGATATGCGCCATCTGATGCGGATCGCCTCGATCGGCGAGGTGACGCGCGAGGACCATGCCTTCAAGGCCGAACTGCGCGGGCTCGCGCACGCGCTCGACCAGGAGAGCGGCCGGCTCTTTGCGCATCTCTGCGACGCCGATCTCGGCGACAGCCGTTGCCGCGTCGATCTTGCGGCCCTGCGCGTCGAGGCGGTCGTGACCGCGACGGATGGGGTGGGCTGGATCGAGGCCGGCGAGCTCGGTGCGGAAGATGGGGTGCGGGATGGCAGCCTGGCGCGGGGGCTTCTGACGTTTCTCTCCGGGGCCAATCAGGGTCGTGCCATCGAAGTGGCGCGCCACTCTGTCGAGGGGACGGCGCACCGCCTGACGCTCTGGCAGAAGATGGAGCGGGAAATCGCCGTCGGCGACCGGGTTGCGGTGACGCCCGGCTGCGACAAGCGGCTGGCGACCTGCCGCGAACGCTTCGCCAACACGCTCAATTTCCGCGGCTTTCCGCACATGCCGGGCAACGATTTCGTCTGGTCGGTGGCAAGCGGCGGCGAGGTCAGCACGACGACGCCCTTCATCGGGCGCCCGGGCCCAAACGAATGA
- a CDS encoding DUF2460 domain-containing protein codes for MSAGFNEISFPLALAFGSSGGPERRTEVVTLASGREERNQRWADSRRRYNVGSGVRSRADMERLIAFFEERRGRLYGFRFRDRSDFSSAPVPAEPGPFDQRIGTGDGTTAEFLLVKRYGDGLAPWLREIEKPVEGTIRVGVGGVETAVGAFSADPTTGRIAFSSGHVPAAGAAVTAGFLFDVPVRFDSDRLDIDLAAFEAGEAPSVPIVEIKP; via the coding sequence ATGTCCGCGGGCTTTAACGAGATTTCGTTTCCGCTGGCGCTCGCTTTCGGCTCGTCCGGCGGACCGGAGCGGCGCACCGAGGTGGTGACGCTCGCCTCCGGGCGTGAGGAGCGCAACCAGCGCTGGGCGGATTCCAGGCGCCGCTACAATGTCGGCTCGGGCGTGCGCTCGCGCGCCGATATGGAACGGCTCATTGCCTTCTTCGAAGAACGGCGCGGCCGGCTCTATGGCTTTCGCTTCCGCGACCGCAGTGATTTTTCCTCCGCGCCGGTGCCGGCCGAGCCCGGCCCCTTCGATCAGCGCATCGGCACGGGCGACGGCACAACGGCGGAATTTCTCCTCGTCAAACGCTACGGCGACGGGCTCGCCCCCTGGCTGCGGGAGATCGAAAAGCCGGTTGAGGGCACGATCCGCGTTGGCGTCGGCGGGGTGGAGACGGCGGTGGGCGCGTTTTCCGCAGATCCCACCACCGGGCGCATCGCCTTTTCCTCCGGCCATGTGCCAGCGGCGGGAGCGGCGGTCACCGCCGGCTTTCTCTTCGACGTTCCGGTGCGCTTCGACAGCGACCGCCTCGACATCGACCTCGCCGCCTTCGAGGCCGGCGAAGCGCCCTCCGTTCCGATCGTGGAGATCAAGCCGTGA